A genomic window from Anticarsia gemmatalis isolate Benzon Research Colony breed Stoneville strain chromosome 22, ilAntGemm2 primary, whole genome shotgun sequence includes:
- the LOC142982862 gene encoding facilitated trehalose transporter Tret1-like: protein MDSDRVTYRAAAVQGMASLTIAFLTGLTGFVFAWPSYNVANFASNETVLSEPMTSVHVTLLGSLTNIGAFMITPFCGVALRRLGRKYTAMMFGLPFVTTWTIISLTNSVPLVLFAMGLAGFGTAGQAASSIYIAEIAHDSIRGALTSSVVFVYFIGLLVSYVIGGYLSYTHVVYVQLSVAVAYILLVSLLKESPVYLLQNGKDKEAALSIAFYRQTSPSSKEVEVEIAKIKLQLDPRLEKMLEGGGESTVTKDLIPKTEPEEQLSEWQFLKRSNTTIRALITAVACMAVMILMGNIAIQVYAETLFKEAVPSLDSNQCSIFLAVVLLIASVIGALLIDRLGRKFLMISTCVGSSVCTLVLATQIQFHWAPHWFTALLIYVYNFIFNVGVAVIPYVLSAELFLPEVRGLCSSIVMSTGWGMNFITLVIFTPVVEEFGFGPLFYAFSIVGFVGALYCAYYQPETKGLSVDAIQSLFLKKSKRKIEA from the exons ATGGACAGTGACCGAGTGACGTATAGGGCTGCCGCCGTTCAAGGGATGGCTTCTTTGACAA TCGCCTTCCTCACTGGCCTCACCGGGTTCGTCTTTGCCTGGCCTTCCTACAATGTAGCAAATTTCGCGTCAAACGAGACAGTTCTATCGGAACCTATGACGTCAGTCCACGTCACACTCCTTGGCAGCTTGACCAACATCGGCGCGTTCATGATCACACCGTTCTGTGGAGTCGCCTTGAGGAGATTGGGGAGGAAATACACTGCTATGATGTTTGGATTGCCTTTTGTG ACAACCTGGACAATAATATCACTAACAAACTCGGTCCCTCTAGTCCTCTTCGCTATGGGTCTCGCCGGCTTCGGGACAGCAGGTCAAGCGGCCTCTTCAATTTACATCGCTGAAATAGCCCACGACTCCATCCGGGGGGCATTGACCTCTTCAGTAGTGTTCGTCTACTTCATCGGTCTACTGGTCTCGTATGTGATTGGAGGGTATCTCTCGTACACACACGTGGTCTACGTCCAGTTGTCGGTGGCTGTCGCTTATATTCTGTTGGTATCTTTGCTGAAAGAGTCGCCTGTATATTTGCTGCAGAATGGGAAAGATAAG GAAGCTGCACTCTCAATAGCATTCTACAGACAGACGAGCCCATCATCAAAGGAGGTGGAAGTGGAAATTGCTAAGATAAAACTACAACTGGATCCGAGACTTGAAAAGATGCTGGAGGGAGGAGGAG AATCTACGGTCACTAAGGACTTGATTCCCAAAACAGAACCAGAAGAACAACTATCGGAATGGcaatttttaa aaagATCAAACACAACAATAAGAGCGTTAATTACCGCGGTAGCCTGCATGGCCGTGATGATCCTCATGGGCAACATTGCGATACAAGTGTACGCTGAGACACTGTTCAAGGAAGCAGTCCCGTCACTGGACTCCAACCAGTGCTCCATCTTCTTAGCTGTGGTGCTGCTGATCGCTAGCGTTATTGGTGCTTTGCTCATTGACCGGCTTGGGAGAAAG TTCCTGATGATCTCCACATGCGTCGGTTCGTCAGTCTGCACGCTGGTCCTGGCCACACAGATCCAGTTCCACTGGGCACCTCACTGGTTCACCGCGCTCCTCATCTATGTGTACAACTTTATATTCAACGTGGGAGTCGCTGTCATACCATATGTGCTCAGTGCAGAGCTGTTCTTGCCTGAG GTGCGAGGACTCTGCAGCAGTATCGTCATGTCGACCGGCTGGGGCATGAACTTCATAACCCTGGTCATCTTCACTCCAGTGGTCGAAGAGTTCGGCTTCGGACCTCTCTTTTACGCATTCTCTATCGTCGGCTTCGTCGGTGCTCTCTACTGCGCATACTATCAACCAGAAACCAAAGGCCTATCCGTTGACGCCATTCAAAGTTTATTCCTGAAAAAGAGCAAAAGAAAAATTGAAGCTTAA